A genomic segment from Solanum stenotomum isolate F172 unplaced genomic scaffold, ASM1918654v1 scaffold16757, whole genome shotgun sequence encodes:
- the LOC125850403 gene encoding protein NRT1/ PTR FAMILY 1.2-like, with translation MGNSPEEEEFLLNHSQNSTKGGVKTIPFIIVNESCERVASFGLQPNMILYITKFYNMDAARASVLLNLWSALSNGLSIFGAFISDSYIGRFRAIAIGTISSLIGMIVLWLTAIFPQIRPLPCGQDQLDCNAATAAQLAVILSSFGLISIGAGFVRPCSIALGADQLENKENPDNERLMDTYFNWFYASVGISISVAITVIVYIQDHFGWQVGFGVPVLLMVLSVSVYLIGSPLYIKAKPKGSLFTGLFQVSVAAFRKRHINVQLNYSDDCYYKAPESKQLKPSIDFRCLNRACIIEDPHMELKPDGKASDPWSLCFVEQVEIMKCFLRVLPMWSTCIMLLVSFGQPLSIYQLLTVDRHITRQFEIPAGSFGMIIVLSLTIWIAFYDRALVPFLSRYTGLPTGISPFSRMGIGLFLDIVATALSAITETIRRNKAINAGFEDDPNAVLNMSSMWFVPQLALYGVAEALNVVGLIEFMYSLFPKTMSSFAAALYTSGLALASLINSLLVSMVDSITSAGGKTSWLATNINRGHLDYYCWLMTFLCVINFLYFLAICRFTDQHHHDGRSSLFPEVEEEHSENRRFHGA, from the exons atggggAATAGcccagaagaagaagagttttTACTGAATCACTCACAAAATTCAACAAAGGGTGGTGTAAAAACCATTCCTTTCATTATAG tgAATGAATCATGCGAGAGAGTAGCAAGTTTTGGTTTGCAACCAAATATGATACTCTAtataacaaaattttacaacATGGATGCTGCTCGTGCTTCAGTCTTGTTGAATTTATGGTCAGCACTTTCAAATGGATTGTCTATTTTTGGGGCTTTTATTTCTGATTCTTACATTGGAAGGTTTAGGGCTATTGCTATTGGAACAATCTCCAGTCTAATT GGAATGATTGTTCTTTGGCTCACCGCAATATTTCCACAAATCAGGCCGTTACCCTGCGGTCAGGATCAACTTGATTGTAACGCAGCAACAGCAGCCCAACTTGCTGtaattttgtcttcttttgGGCTTATTTCCATTGGTGCTGGTTTTGTTAGACCTTGTTCCATAGCATTGGGTGCCGACCAATTGGAGAACAAAGAAAATCCAGATAACGAAAGACTTATGGATACCTATTTCAACTGGTTCTATGCCAGTGTAGGAATTTCAATCTCTGTTGCAATTACTGTAATTGTTTATATACAAGATCATTTTGGTTGGCAAGTTGGGTTTGGTGTCCCTGTTTTGCTCATGGTTTTATCTGTTTCCGTTTACTTGATTGGATCTCCTCTTTATATCAAAGCAAAACCTAAAGGGAGTTTGTTCACTGGATTGTTTCAAGTATCAGTCGCAGCCTTCAGAAAAAGACATATCAATGTTCAGTTGAATTATAGTGATGACTGCTACTATAAAGCACCTGAATCAAAGCAACTGAAACCATCTATTGACTTCAG GTGTTTGAATAGAGCTTGCATAATTGAAGATCCTCACATGGAGTTGAAACCTGATGGAAAAGCTTCAGATCCATGGAGTCTCTGCTTTGTGGAACAAGTCGAAATAATGAAGTGTTTTCTTAGAGTTCTTCCCATGTGGTCCACCTGTATTATGCTTCTTGTGTCGTTCGGTCAGCCACTTTCGATATATCAACTACTGACCGTGGATAGACACATTACCCGTCAGTTTGAAATCCCAGCAGGATCATTCGGCATGATTATTGTTCTTTCTTTGACAATCTGGATTGCTTTTTACGATCGTGCTTTGGTGCCTTTCCTGTCAAGGTATACTGGACTGCCGACTGGGATAAGTCCATTTTCCAGAATGGGGATTGGCTTATTTCTCGACATTGTTGCTACAGCACTTTCAGCTATAACAGAAACCATACGACGCAATAAGGCAATCAATGCAGGGTTTGAGGATGACCCGAATGCTGTGTTAAACATGTCCTCTATGTGGTTTGTACCACAATTGGCACTATATGGGGTGGCTGAGGCTTTgaatgtggttggattgattgAGTTCATGTACAGTCTATTTCCAAAAACCATGTCCAGCTTTGCAGCAGCTCTTTACACCTCTGGCCTTGCGCTTGCCAGCTTAATTAATAGTCTCTTGGTGAGCATGGTGGATAGTATTACCTCAGCCGGAGGCAAGACAAGCTGGCTCGCGACCAACATAAACAGAGGTCATCTAGATTACTACTGCTGGCTAATGACTTTCTTATGTGTGATTAACTTCCTCTATTTTCTAGCCATTTGTCGGTTTACTGATCAGCATCACCATGATGGTAGGAGTAGCTTATTTCCTGAGGTAGAAGAGGAACACTCCGAGAATAGGCGTTTCCATGGTGCTTAA